From a single Bacteroidota bacterium genomic region:
- a CDS encoding methionine adenosyltransferase: MSYLFTSESVSEGHPDKVADQISDALIDYFLAYDPQSKVACETLVTTGQVVLAGEVKSDAYLDVQDIAREVIRDIGYTKSEYMFEANSCGILSAIHEQSPDINQGVERRKPEEQGAGDQGMMFGYASRETDNYMPLPLELAHLLLRELAALRRENKAMKYLRPDAKSQVTIEYSDDHRPIRIDTIVISTQHDDFGAEKKMLDQITKDVKNILIPRIMKKLPKRVQALFNNKINYHVNPTGKFVIGGPHGDTGLTGRKIIVDTYGGKGAHGGGAFSGKDPSKVDRSAAYAARHIAKHLVAAGVCDEALVQVAYAIGVAKPVGLYINTYGTAKVPMTDGQIARVIEKMPDFDMRPYFIEKRFALRTPIYRETAAYGHMGRESKEVVKVFNKGRKTEKKVKVVLFPWEKLNAIESVKKAFNLNAVAEKKSSAKAQVKANSNGKAGDKKGKQLMLLA, encoded by the coding sequence ATGTCTTATCTCTTCACCTCAGAATCAGTTTCTGAAGGCCATCCTGATAAAGTGGCTGACCAGATTTCCGATGCGCTTATTGATTACTTCCTGGCTTATGATCCTCAATCCAAAGTGGCTTGTGAAACACTGGTTACTACCGGACAGGTGGTACTTGCCGGTGAAGTAAAATCAGATGCCTATCTGGATGTTCAGGATATTGCCCGCGAAGTCATTCGTGATATTGGTTATACCAAGAGTGAATATATGTTTGAAGCCAATTCATGCGGCATTCTTTCAGCTATTCATGAACAATCACCGGATATCAATCAGGGTGTGGAACGCAGGAAGCCTGAAGAACAGGGTGCCGGTGATCAGGGGATGATGTTCGGTTATGCGAGTCGTGAGACCGATAATTATATGCCATTGCCGCTTGAATTGGCGCATCTTTTATTGCGTGAACTGGCTGCATTGCGTCGTGAGAATAAAGCGATGAAGTACCTGCGTCCCGATGCAAAAAGCCAGGTGACTATCGAGTACAGTGATGACCATCGTCCGATTCGTATTGATACCATCGTGATCTCTACACAGCATGATGATTTTGGTGCTGAGAAGAAAATGTTGGATCAGATTACAAAGGATGTGAAGAATATTCTCATTCCGCGTATCATGAAAAAATTGCCAAAGCGTGTGCAGGCTTTATTCAATAATAAAATTAATTATCACGTGAATCCAACAGGTAAGTTTGTTATCGGCGGACCACATGGTGATACCGGCCTTACCGGTCGTAAGATTATCGTTGATACCTACGGTGGAAAAGGTGCTCATGGCGGAGGTGCTTTCTCCGGAAAAGATCCTTCCAAAGTGGACCGTTCTGCAGCGTATGCGGCACGTCATATTGCCAAGCATCTGGTAGCTGCTGGCGTATGTGATGAAGCACTCGTTCAGGTAGCATATGCGATTGGTGTTGCGAAGCCTGTAGGTTTATATATCAATACCTATGGGACTGCTAAAGTTCCTATGACCGATGGTCAGATCGCCCGTGTCATTGAGAAGATGCCGGATTTTGATATGCGTCCTTACTTCATTGAGAAGCGTTTCGCCCTTCGTACTCCTATCTACAGAGAAACCGCAGCCTATGGACATATGGGTCGTGAAAGTAAAGAGGTAGTGAAGGTGTTCAATAAAGGAAGAAAGACAGAGAAGAAAGTGAAAGTGGTGCTCTTCCCATGGGAAAAACTAAATGCTATTGAAAGCGTGAAAAAGGCTTTTAATTTGAATGCCGTAGCCGAGAAGAAATCTTCAGCAAAAGCGCAAGTTAAAGCGAATTCAAACGGAAAAGCCGGTGATAAAAAAGGAAAGCAGTTGATGCTCCTCGCTTAA
- a CDS encoding UDP-N-acetylmuramoyl-tripeptide--D-alanyl-D-alanine ligase: MLSTAQLYEYFQQYPIISTDTRHLPKDCIFFALKGPSFNGNSFALQALQEGAAFAVVDEDAGDDPRLLRVDDVLKTLQDLATFHRHRLDVTILAITGSNGKTTTKELTAAVLKQEFEMHFTQGNLNNHIGVPLTLLQLNDDHDFAVIEMGANHQQEIAALSAIAQPDFGLITNIGKAHLEGFGGPEGVKKGKGELYDFLRSKGGMIFIHLDNPILREMLHGYDSIITYGTSNQVQYQGRIFEQSGAFLEVEMMRPFHLRIKTQLTGDYNLDNVLAAVAVGAHFGVEPHDIKSAIENYHPDNQRSQVLRKGSLTIVQDTYNANPSSMKAALDNFSQHFPGEKIIALGEMLELGTDAAVEHMRIAQHAAEISGSTLLLVGSLFAEPSKKISCHHFENAKACTEWLKQHLPAKGNILIKGSRGAKMEQLMNAFQDY; encoded by the coding sequence ATGCTTAGCACCGCCCAACTCTACGAATATTTTCAGCAATACCCTATCATCTCCACCGACACCCGCCATCTGCCGAAGGATTGTATTTTCTTCGCTCTAAAAGGTCCCAGCTTTAACGGAAATAGTTTTGCCCTGCAAGCGCTTCAGGAAGGAGCTGCCTTTGCCGTGGTAGATGAGGATGCAGGAGATGACCCGAGGTTGCTGCGGGTAGATGATGTTTTGAAAACACTGCAGGACCTGGCCACCTTCCACCGTCACCGGCTCGATGTAACGATACTGGCCATCACCGGAAGCAATGGAAAAACCACCACCAAGGAATTAACCGCCGCTGTGTTGAAGCAGGAATTTGAGATGCATTTTACACAGGGGAATTTGAATAACCATATTGGTGTTCCACTCACCTTGCTTCAACTCAATGATGATCATGATTTCGCGGTGATAGAAATGGGAGCCAATCATCAACAGGAAATTGCCGCCTTAAGTGCCATTGCACAACCTGATTTTGGATTGATCACCAATATCGGCAAAGCACATCTCGAAGGATTTGGTGGTCCGGAAGGGGTGAAGAAAGGCAAGGGAGAGCTTTACGATTTTCTGCGGAGTAAGGGCGGAATGATTTTTATTCATCTGGATAATCCCATCCTCCGTGAAATGCTGCATGGCTACGATAGCATCATCACCTACGGAACGAGCAATCAGGTGCAATACCAGGGCAGAATTTTTGAACAAAGCGGGGCATTTCTCGAAGTGGAAATGATGCGTCCCTTCCATCTCCGCATTAAGACTCAATTAACCGGCGATTATAATCTGGATAATGTTTTAGCGGCTGTAGCAGTAGGCGCCCATTTCGGTGTGGAGCCGCATGATATTAAATCGGCCATCGAGAATTACCATCCCGACAATCAACGCTCCCAGGTGCTAAGAAAAGGAAGCTTAACTATCGTGCAGGACACCTATAACGCGAATCCAAGCAGTATGAAGGCGGCATTGGATAATTTCAGCCAACACTTCCCCGGTGAAAAGATCATCGCCCTCGGTGAAATGCTGGAGCTGGGAACGGACGCCGCTGTTGAACATATGCGCATCGCTCAGCACGCAGCGGAAATTTCCGGAAGTACACTTTTATTAGTCGGCTCTCTCTTCGCTGAACCTTCGAAAAAAATTTCCTGTCATCATTTTGAGAATGCTAAAGCCTGTACAGAATGGTTAAAGCAACATCTGCCCGCCAAAGGAAACATCCTCATCAAAGGATCGAGAGGTGCCAAAATGGAACAGCTCATGAACGCCTTTCAGGATTACTGA
- a CDS encoding polysaccharide biosynthesis tyrosine autokinase, with amino-acid sequence MNNINKKSRPEDEFQIQQLLRELLLKWHYFVIAGIVFAGLAFIYIKVTLPVYQANSSILVEDSKSSASNFEDFLSSDLFGTSLNLPTEIGILRSRTVVQQTIERLNLSTQFWSLNRFPSQNWLNSIFPAQPLYPKSPLRLEVDTFIREFKDLAFDVKIIDEKSYELEVEYEGDKLPYFQLSKKFLFGETVTTDFFKFRLFRNEANNPLNGGMYEFKVRSTNKLVAEILENLTAEPLDKEANIVKLTYQDYIPLRALDILNTIGEVYIDLEVQDKAEVASLTLKFVDEQLSNTGSTLSSTEQEMQAFKEKNKTVDLSEESRSVLQKLNQLDIERVKNNIELASLENLYNYVISNEDLTNLAPSSLGIPDPLLVELITNFQALQSKKKSISYGIKSDAPAVKILDEQIQENRASLLENIRSIQKRMLITRNSLNGQLSQYEESIKQIPEIERQLLGIKRNFEVNQNIYTFLLQKKAETSIAKATAVSDNKILDESALADEPVQPNKKIIAVLIFLLTGIVPTAIITISTLMRTTVMNRDDITGITQVPVIGVVGHSEDENNLIVQMRPKSALAEAFRTIRTNIQFYGSGNKCKTILITSSIGGEGKSFITLNLATVLAMQQKKVLVIGLDLRKPKLYQDFGWKNDMGASNYLVGSATLESVIRKSSIPFLDLIIAGPIPPNPAELLSRPAMGEMINALKEQYDFIVIDTPPIGVVSDAFILMPYADINMYLVRQGYSRLEFLKSLDELYKDGKIPNACILLNDSDFALSYGYGHHYGYINGNAGYYDMQEVENEKRKTGWRKILSSFTKKKKIPSGILKGIVLNFSHTNLFFDYE; translated from the coding sequence ATGAACAACATCAATAAAAAGTCTCGTCCTGAAGATGAATTTCAAATTCAGCAACTCCTGCGTGAACTGTTGCTGAAGTGGCATTATTTTGTGATCGCCGGAATTGTTTTCGCCGGACTTGCCTTTATCTATATCAAAGTTACCCTTCCGGTCTATCAGGCCAATTCAAGTATATTGGTGGAGGATTCAAAATCTTCCGCTTCTAACTTCGAGGATTTTCTCTCGAGTGATTTATTCGGGACCAGTTTAAATCTTCCTACCGAAATCGGCATCTTAAGATCAAGGACAGTGGTTCAACAAACGATTGAGCGTTTGAATTTAAGTACACAGTTCTGGTCGTTGAATCGCTTTCCTTCTCAAAACTGGCTGAATTCTATCTTTCCTGCTCAGCCGCTTTATCCGAAGTCTCCGCTGCGGTTGGAGGTAGATACGTTTATCAGAGAATTCAAAGACCTCGCCTTTGACGTTAAAATTATTGATGAAAAAAGTTATGAGCTGGAAGTAGAATATGAAGGCGATAAACTTCCCTATTTTCAGCTGAGTAAGAAATTTCTTTTTGGCGAAACGGTGACTACCGATTTTTTTAAATTCCGTTTGTTTAGAAATGAAGCCAATAATCCATTGAATGGAGGAATGTATGAGTTTAAAGTCAGGTCCACGAATAAACTGGTGGCTGAAATTTTAGAGAATCTCACTGCAGAACCACTCGATAAAGAAGCCAATATTGTGAAGCTTACTTATCAGGATTATATTCCGCTTCGTGCATTGGATATTTTAAATACAATCGGTGAAGTGTACATCGATCTGGAAGTACAGGACAAGGCGGAAGTGGCTTCATTGACCTTAAAATTTGTTGACGAACAACTGAGCAATACCGGTTCTACTTTAAGCAGTACAGAGCAGGAAATGCAGGCGTTTAAAGAAAAGAATAAAACGGTCGACCTCAGCGAAGAATCACGTTCCGTTTTGCAGAAACTGAATCAGCTGGATATTGAGCGGGTAAAAAATAACATCGAACTCGCTTCACTTGAAAATTTGTATAATTATGTCATCAGCAACGAAGACCTGACCAATCTCGCGCCTTCCAGCTTAGGCATTCCGGATCCGTTGTTGGTGGAACTGATCACCAATTTTCAGGCTCTACAATCCAAGAAGAAAAGTATTTCCTACGGAATAAAGTCGGATGCACCAGCGGTAAAAATACTGGATGAACAGATTCAGGAAAACAGAGCATCGCTGTTGGAGAATATCCGATCCATTCAAAAGCGAATGCTGATTACCAGAAATTCTTTGAACGGTCAGCTGAGTCAATATGAGGAAAGCATCAAGCAGATCCCTGAAATTGAAAGGCAACTCCTCGGCATAAAACGAAATTTCGAAGTCAATCAGAATATCTATACGTTCCTGCTGCAGAAAAAAGCAGAGACGAGTATTGCAAAAGCCACTGCGGTTTCAGACAATAAAATACTCGATGAATCTGCACTTGCCGATGAACCGGTTCAGCCAAACAAAAAAATTATTGCTGTCCTTATTTTCCTGTTAACGGGAATTGTGCCCACTGCTATTATTACCATTTCCACGCTGATGCGTACTACGGTGATGAACCGTGATGATATTACCGGAATCACTCAGGTTCCTGTTATTGGTGTTGTAGGTCATTCGGAAGATGAGAATAATCTTATTGTGCAGATGCGGCCGAAGTCGGCATTAGCAGAGGCGTTCAGGACGATTCGTACCAATATTCAGTTTTACGGTTCCGGCAATAAATGCAAAACCATATTGATCACCTCGTCGATAGGAGGGGAAGGGAAGTCATTTATCACGTTGAATCTCGCCACAGTACTTGCCATGCAGCAAAAGAAAGTGCTGGTGATCGGTCTGGATTTAAGAAAGCCGAAATTGTATCAGGATTTTGGTTGGAAGAACGATATGGGTGCTTCTAATTATCTGGTCGGTTCGGCGACGCTGGAATCTGTTATCAGAAAATCAAGCATTCCTTTTCTTGATCTGATCATCGCGGGACCTATCCCGCCAAATCCTGCCGAGTTACTTTCACGCCCTGCCATGGGAGAAATGATCAACGCGCTGAAAGAGCAATATGATTTCATTGTGATCGATACACCTCCGATTGGTGTGGTGTCTGATGCATTTATCCTGATGCCGTATGCCGATATCAATATGTATCTCGTACGTCAGGGCTATTCCCGTCTTGAATTCCTCAAGTCGCTGGATGAACTTTATAAGGATGGTAAAATTCCGAATGCCTGTATCCTGTTGAATGATTCCGATTTTGCATTGTCTTATGGATACGGACACCATTATGGATACATCAATGGCAATGCCGGCTATTATGATATGCAGGAAGTGGAGAATGAGAAGCGAAAGACGGGCTGGAGAAAAATTCTTTCTTCCTTCACGAAAAAAAAGAAAATCCCGTCAGGAATCCTGAAAGGCATTGTTCTCAATTTCTCTCATACGAATTTATTTTTCGATTATGAATAA
- the rsgA gene encoding ribosome small subunit-dependent GTPase A translates to MKGKVLKSTGSWFRVEDEAGKLIDCRVRGSLRLQDIGSTNPIAVGDHITFMMQEDGTGTILEIEDRKNYIIRKSVKLSKQTQILAANIDMAWLVVTPALPKTSTGFIDRFIAAAESFRIPTALIFNKSDIFKDELQEVQTAYLDIYEPLGYSCYAVSAITGDGITDLKNAFHAKVNLLAGHSGVGKSSLINALEPGLKLKTGDISRQHLKGKHTTTFAEMHPLSTGGYIIDTPGIREFVNIDFKPTEIGHYFIEIRALMNQCQYNNCLHDNEKDCAVKKAVEEGKIHAQRYYNYISILRNEDIYR, encoded by the coding sequence GTGAAAGGAAAAGTGCTAAAATCAACCGGTAGCTGGTTCAGGGTAGAAGACGAGGCCGGTAAATTAATTGATTGCCGGGTAAGAGGATCCTTGCGCTTGCAGGACATTGGCAGCACCAATCCCATCGCTGTGGGGGACCATATTACTTTTATGATGCAGGAAGATGGCACAGGTACCATCCTGGAGATTGAAGACCGGAAAAATTACATCATTCGAAAATCTGTAAAACTTTCCAAGCAAACGCAAATCCTCGCTGCCAATATTGACATGGCCTGGCTGGTCGTCACACCGGCCCTGCCAAAAACCTCCACCGGATTCATTGACCGGTTTATTGCCGCCGCCGAATCGTTCCGAATTCCAACAGCTTTGATCTTTAATAAATCGGATATTTTCAAAGATGAATTGCAAGAGGTGCAGACGGCCTATTTGGATATCTATGAGCCGCTCGGTTATTCCTGTTACGCGGTTTCTGCCATTACCGGAGATGGAATCACGGACCTGAAAAATGCTTTTCATGCTAAAGTAAATTTACTGGCCGGACATTCAGGAGTAGGAAAATCCAGTTTGATCAATGCCCTTGAACCCGGATTAAAACTTAAAACCGGTGATATCTCCCGACAACATCTCAAGGGCAAACACACCACCACCTTCGCTGAAATGCATCCGCTTTCTACCGGCGGTTATATCATCGATACCCCCGGCATACGTGAATTCGTAAACATCGATTTCAAACCCACCGAAATCGGACATTACTTCATCGAAATCCGCGCGCTCATGAATCAATGTCAATATAACAATTGCCTACACGATAACGAAAAAGATTGCGCAGTAAAAAAAGCCGTTGAAGAAGGGAAAATTCATGCGCAACGGTATTATAATTACATTAGTATTCTTCGGAATGAAGATATTTATCGGTGA
- a CDS encoding polysaccharide biosynthesis/export family protein produces MYRKRIFFPVLISLLLLLANACTPQRKVVYMQGDVALLNDTTTFTMLLYPGDILMIQLFTINPDAFPGIGISAGESEGNDNRSAYEKGFVLDKSGKVTLPYIGALNLNGYTLDQAHDTIIERFKKYIDDPVIILKKLSFKVSIIGEVNRPGLYYVPSEQLTLLEALALAGDLNNFADRTNLKILRKTPTGILELPVDITNKASFTGITKFIYPDDIIYVPPTRKKAFTAISPATAVITSFLTAVALIATAYLRSQ; encoded by the coding sequence ATGTATAGAAAAAGAATATTTTTTCCGGTTTTAATTTCATTGCTCCTCTTACTTGCCAATGCGTGTACTCCGCAGCGAAAGGTGGTCTATATGCAGGGAGATGTGGCTTTGCTCAATGATACCACCACATTTACTATGCTGTTGTATCCGGGAGACATACTCATGATTCAGCTCTTTACCATTAATCCGGATGCTTTTCCGGGGATTGGTATTTCAGCAGGGGAGTCGGAAGGGAATGATAACCGCTCTGCCTATGAGAAGGGCTTTGTATTGGATAAATCAGGAAAGGTAACGCTTCCTTATATCGGAGCTTTAAATCTGAATGGGTATACTTTAGATCAGGCGCACGATACCATCATCGAGCGATTTAAGAAATACATTGATGATCCGGTGATCATCTTGAAGAAACTTAGTTTTAAAGTTTCCATCATTGGAGAGGTGAATCGCCCCGGATTGTATTATGTTCCGAGTGAACAACTCACCTTGCTGGAAGCATTGGCCCTGGCAGGTGATCTGAATAATTTCGCGGATAGAACCAATCTTAAAATATTGCGTAAGACACCTACCGGAATTCTGGAGTTGCCCGTAGATATCACCAACAAAGCTTCGTTTACCGGAATAACTAAATTCATCTATCCGGATGATATTATTTATGTACCACCTACCCGAAAGAAAGCCTTTACCGCGATTTCTCCGGCAACCGCTGTGATAACTTCTTTCCTTACAGCCGTTGCTCTTATTGCAACAGCCTATTTGAGGTCACAATGA
- the gldA gene encoding gliding motility-associated ABC transporter ATP-binding subunit GldA: protein MSVSVEAITKYYGSQKALDEVSFTVDPGQVVGFLGPNGAGKSTMMKIITCFLPPSSGKVTVDGFDVRESPVEVRRRVGYLPEHNPLYLDMYVKEFLVFIGGIQLGRAEAEKRTARMIELTGLGPEQKKKIGALSKGYRQRVGLAQSMLHDPAVLILDEPTTGLDPNQLIEIRQLIRNIGKEKTVILSTHIMQEVEAICDRTIIVNKGKIVADEKTAVLKEKLSGRNVVIVEFDKPISQSEIGKVKGVNTVSNVKGNIWKLESDQQVDIRQQLFQFAVQQQVSILAMQKEESNLESVFRQLTVDK, encoded by the coding sequence ATGTCAGTATCCGTTGAAGCAATTACAAAGTATTATGGAAGCCAGAAGGCGCTCGACGAGGTGAGCTTTACGGTTGATCCCGGACAGGTGGTTGGATTTTTGGGTCCCAATGGTGCCGGAAAGTCAACGATGATGAAAATTATCACCTGTTTTTTACCTCCTTCATCAGGAAAGGTGACTGTAGATGGTTTCGATGTTCGGGAAAGTCCGGTGGAGGTGCGGAGAAGAGTAGGCTATTTGCCGGAGCATAATCCCCTCTATCTCGATATGTACGTGAAAGAATTCCTGGTTTTTATAGGAGGAATACAACTCGGAAGGGCTGAGGCTGAGAAGCGTACGGCGAGAATGATTGAGCTTACCGGATTAGGTCCGGAGCAGAAAAAGAAAATAGGAGCCTTGTCGAAGGGCTATCGTCAGCGCGTTGGACTGGCGCAATCCATGTTGCACGACCCGGCCGTACTCATTCTGGATGAACCCACTACGGGATTGGATCCTAATCAGTTGATTGAAATAAGGCAACTGATTCGAAACATTGGCAAGGAAAAAACCGTAATACTCTCTACCCATATTATGCAGGAAGTAGAGGCCATTTGTGACCGGACGATCATAGTAAATAAGGGAAAGATTGTGGCGGATGAAAAAACAGCCGTGCTGAAAGAAAAGTTAAGTGGACGGAATGTGGTGATAGTGGAGTTCGATAAACCCATTTCCCAAAGCGAAATCGGGAAAGTAAAAGGAGTGAATACAGTCAGTAACGTGAAGGGAAATATCTGGAAATTAGAGAGTGATCAACAGGTAGATATCCGACAGCAGCTCTTTCAATTTGCCGTGCAGCAGCAGGTGTCGATATTAGCGATGCAGAAGGAGGAGAGTAACCTTGAATCCGTTTTCCGTCAGCTTACCGTTGATAAATAA
- a CDS encoding anhydro-N-acetylmuramic acid kinase, whose amino-acid sequence MLIKDESNKITVIGLMSGTSLDGVDLAACSFKNLENRWAYALIKAETIPYSSEWENKLRHLHEAPAPLVFETHAALGRMYGEMINAFAHHLPQKPDLIASHGHTLFHRPDLDYTTQIGCGAHIAAVTGIDTVCDFRSKDVALGGQGAPLVPVGDHYLFSDYDACINLGGIANISMIAENRRIAFDISPVNMALNVLANREGLPYDDRGKLAASGEVIPEKLKAMNDLEFYKIKGAKSIGREWFEKHFLPIIQNGKTADLCRTVCEHIADQHTLALQSLPEQAKILVTGGGAFNTFLVERISEKSKKQLHVPKKELVQFKEAIVFAFLGVLNYWGRVNVFDSATGSVKQHVGGAFYRGE is encoded by the coding sequence ATGTTAATAAAGGATGAAAGCAACAAAATAACCGTGATCGGACTCATGTCAGGTACCTCTCTTGACGGTGTGGATCTTGCGGCCTGTTCATTTAAAAACTTAGAAAACCGCTGGGCCTACGCCCTGATTAAAGCAGAAACAATACCCTATTCTTCCGAATGGGAAAATAAACTGCGCCATTTGCATGAGGCCCCTGCACCACTTGTTTTTGAAACCCATGCGGCCCTGGGTAGAATGTACGGAGAGATGATCAACGCCTTTGCCCATCACCTCCCTCAAAAACCAGACTTAATTGCCTCTCATGGACACACCCTTTTTCACCGCCCTGACCTTGATTATACTACACAAATTGGCTGTGGGGCTCATATCGCAGCTGTAACCGGTATTGATACTGTTTGTGATTTCAGATCAAAAGATGTCGCTCTTGGTGGACAAGGTGCTCCTCTTGTTCCGGTAGGTGACCATTATTTATTTTCCGATTACGATGCCTGTATAAATCTTGGTGGGATTGCAAATATTTCCATGATAGCAGAAAATCGGAGAATCGCCTTCGATATTTCACCGGTGAATATGGCGCTGAATGTATTGGCCAACCGGGAAGGGCTTCCCTATGATGACAGAGGGAAATTAGCAGCAAGCGGAGAAGTCATTCCGGAAAAACTGAAAGCCATGAATGATCTGGAATTTTACAAAATTAAAGGAGCGAAATCTATTGGCAGAGAATGGTTTGAAAAGCACTTTTTGCCAATAATTCAAAACGGAAAAACAGCTGATCTATGTCGTACCGTTTGTGAGCATATTGCCGACCAACATACGCTCGCCCTTCAATCCCTCCCGGAACAAGCCAAAATCCTTGTAACGGGAGGTGGTGCTTTCAATACGTTTTTAGTGGAAAGAATTTCGGAAAAAAGTAAAAAACAACTCCACGTCCCTAAAAAAGAACTCGTTCAATTTAAGGAAGCAATAGTATTTGCCTTCCTGGGTGTATTAAATTATTGGGGGAGAGTAAATGTTTTCGATAGTGCTACCGGTTCAGTGAAACAACATGTGGGTGGAGCTTTTTACAGAGGAGAATAA
- a CDS encoding acyl-CoA dehydrogenase has product MFFQLTEEQLMIQQAARDFAQQELLPGVIERDEHQKFPKEQVKRLGELGFLGMMVDPKYGGGGLDAISYVLAMEEISKIDASVSVIMSVNNSLVCWGLETFGTEAQKQKYLIPLAKGEIIGAFCLSEPEAGSDATSQRTTAVDNGDHYILNGTKNWITNGGSASVYLVMAQTDVSKGHKGINCLIVEKDMPGFTIGLKENKLGIRGSDTHSLMFQDVKVPKEQRIGDDGFGFKFAMKTLTGGRIGIAAQALGIASGAYELALKYSKERKAFGKEISHHQAIQFKLADMATEIEAARLLCLKAAWLKDNGLDYNQAGSMAKLFSSEVAMRTTVEAVQIHGGYGYVKEFHVERLMRDAKITQIYEGTSEIQRIVIARSVLQ; this is encoded by the coding sequence ATGTTTTTTCAACTCACAGAAGAACAATTAATGATACAACAAGCTGCCCGTGATTTCGCGCAGCAGGAATTACTCCCCGGAGTGATAGAGAGAGATGAACACCAGAAATTCCCTAAAGAGCAGGTAAAGCGACTCGGTGAATTGGGTTTTTTAGGAATGATGGTAGACCCGAAGTACGGTGGTGGTGGACTCGATGCGATTTCTTACGTGCTGGCCATGGAAGAAATTTCAAAAATCGATGCTTCTGTCTCCGTGATTATGTCGGTAAATAATAGTCTCGTTTGCTGGGGACTTGAAACATTCGGCACCGAAGCACAAAAGCAGAAATACCTGATTCCTTTGGCAAAAGGGGAAATCATCGGTGCTTTTTGTTTGTCGGAGCCTGAAGCGGGATCAGATGCCACTTCGCAGAGAACAACGGCTGTTGATAACGGAGATCATTATATTTTAAATGGAACCAAGAACTGGATTACCAATGGAGGTTCAGCTTCTGTTTACCTTGTGATGGCTCAAACGGATGTTTCAAAAGGCCATAAGGGGATCAATTGTCTTATCGTGGAGAAGGATATGCCCGGTTTTACCATCGGATTGAAGGAGAATAAACTCGGAATCAGAGGTTCTGATACCCATTCCCTGATGTTCCAGGATGTGAAAGTCCCAAAGGAACAGCGTATTGGTGATGATGGCTTTGGATTTAAATTCGCCATGAAAACACTTACCGGCGGACGTATAGGTATCGCGGCACAAGCATTAGGCATTGCCAGCGGAGCCTATGAGCTCGCCTTAAAATACTCCAAAGAGCGCAAGGCTTTCGGCAAAGAGATCAGTCATCATCAGGCTATCCAATTTAAATTGGCCGATATGGCAACCGAAATCGAAGCCGCACGTTTACTATGTCTGAAAGCAGCCTGGTTAAAAGACAATGGCCTCGATTATAATCAGGCCGGTTCAATGGCTAAATTGTTTTCATCAGAGGTGGCCATGCGGACTACCGTGGAAGCCGTCCAGATTCATGGTGGATACGGGTATGTGAAGGAGTTTCATGTTGAACGATTGATGAGGGATGCTAAAATTACGCAGATCTACGAGGGCACTTCGGAGATTCAACGAATAGTTATTGCGAGAAGTGTCTTACAATAA
- a CDS encoding DUF2461 domain-containing protein, with translation MIKESTLKFLRDLKKNNNREWFEENRSKYEDAKKDFEQFVDELIKGLSKFDAPLKDLQSKDCVFRIYRDVRFSKNKDPYKTNFGASIKKGGRKSPYCGFYIQIEPQGEWGTFLAGGYWMPESALLKKIRQEIEYNHEEFIKIIENKTFKKHFALLEDHKLKKLPKGIPSDHPAGEYLKYTSFIASRTIDIKQLKEPKFIKECEASYKAMLPLINFLNRVNDDQ, from the coding sequence ATGATCAAAGAATCCACTTTAAAGTTTCTGAGAGACCTTAAAAAAAACAATAACAGAGAATGGTTTGAAGAAAACCGAAGCAAATATGAGGATGCAAAAAAGGATTTTGAGCAGTTTGTAGATGAATTGATAAAAGGCCTTTCGAAATTTGACGCTCCTTTAAAAGATCTGCAGTCGAAGGACTGTGTATTTCGTATATACAGAGACGTTAGGTTCAGTAAAAACAAGGACCCTTATAAAACCAATTTCGGTGCCTCTATCAAGAAAGGTGGAAGAAAGTCTCCTTATTGCGGATTTTATATTCAGATTGAACCGCAAGGAGAATGGGGTACTTTTCTTGCCGGAGGTTATTGGATGCCGGAGTCGGCCTTATTGAAAAAAATCAGACAGGAAATCGAGTACAACCACGAAGAATTTATAAAGATCATTGAAAACAAAACTTTCAAAAAACACTTCGCTCTCCTCGAAGATCATAAATTAAAAAAACTCCCGAAAGGCATTCCCTCCGACCATCCCGCCGGGGAATACCTGAAATACACCAGCTTCATTGCTTCCCGTACTATCGACATCAAACAGTTGAAAGAACCCAAATTCATCAAGGAATGTGAAGCATCTTATAAAGCCATGTTACCTCTGATTAACTTCCTCAATAGAGTGAATGATGATCAGTAA